One Xylocopa sonorina isolate GNS202 chromosome 18, iyXylSono1_principal, whole genome shotgun sequence DNA segment encodes these proteins:
- the LOC143431526 gene encoding uncharacterized protein LOC143431526 isoform X2, whose protein sequence is MVENAMSCVLQWAGHATHITEKFSELLTRQALVDVTLVCEEQKLCVHKLVLASNSTYFEEILRQDLGEKPIIFLKDLSFEILKAMVEFMYCGETTIPRQLLTPLLTATKTFKVKELTTVVDAMMNSNIGNFQTDANMDREMIDKEIKDTCNNADYTRVECNELVKDKCFVHCNEKKSDVNSSENRYLEGNTTNDPPEQELEHPLYEESQDFETNTDSHSTLLTNVKVKEVSNGCTEDRLINSDTLCTNNELKPILYEQCCDLSDIDECEESSMSLSQSCLQQIEKDFAQYKFEGTDVPSKVGKCVKVYTHKRRKSIDEIKTKLTDVNNMIQNPPSTDCIDLLDEPSTNDIPVTLLTSLDMESAEYIISLSTENIQSIVGATLTEQHTLDTRKEIEKMIKYNTQKNRINKKESSMENSEISNCTKPILRRSLRLNQQEIEETTNNNEIIKDPNEKHFKKSNFSTRTELCIKRKRKIKDIDRKVPEQSIHEEIQPSKRTFSNSRRNSAKLIVRKNNKCTVNSKEKDEQTVKMANKLKCDMSETAEVDSIFTLPNLNTIEHINRALWGDMSDFSEDYENTMNFLEYTPNTEIPFAVGLLPLRTALEKMQATPDYQPRKTRSSVAPIRQDINNFKRKNCSHLGKITDSKKQNTCINDPKENAKAVCHIQIRTAPSQYVRNRKKYLSADINALEPPTIINKNQ, encoded by the exons ATGGTTGAGAATGCTATGTCTTGTGTCCTGCAATGGGCTGGTCATGCGACGCACATTACAGAGAAGTTTAGCGAGCTGTTGACGCGTCAAGCACTTGTTGATGTTACACTTGTCTGTGAGGAACAGAAACTTTGTGTTCATAAACTGGTTTTAGCATCGAATAGTACATACTTTGAG GAGATCCTACGACAAGATTTGGGAGAGAAACCAATTATATTTTTGAAAGATCTAAGCTTTGAAATCTTAAAGGCCATGGTTGAATTCATGTACTGTGGAGAAACCACAATTCCTCGTCAGCTATTAACACCTCTACTAACTGCCACAAAAACTTTTAAG GTTAAAGAATTAACAACTGTGGTTGATGCCATGATGAATTCTAACATAGGAAATTTTCAAACGGATGCAAATATGGATAGAGAGATGATTGATAAAGAGATTAAGGATACATGTAACAATGCAGATTACACACGTGTTGAGTGTAATGAACTTGTTAAAGATAAGTGCTTTGTACATTGTAATGAGAAAAAGAGTGATGTGAATTCAAGTGAAAACCGATATTTAGAAGGTAATACAACCAATGACCCTCCTGAACAAGAATTAGAGCATCCATTATACGAAGAGTCACAAGATTTTGAAACTAATACAGATTCTCATTCGACCCTATTGACTAACGTTAAGGTCAAGGAGGTATCGAATGGGTGCACTGAAGATAGATTGATAAATAGTGATACGCTGTGTACAAATAACGAATTAAAACCCATATTATATGAACAATGCTGTGATCTTTCAGACATTGATGAGTGTGAAGAAAGTTCTATGTCATTATCACAATCTTGCCTTCAACAGATCGAAAAAGACTTTGCACAATATAAATTTGAAGGTACTGATGTTCCTAGTAAAGTAGGAAAATGCGTGAAAGTTTACACTCATAAGAGACGTAAATCTATAGACGAAataaaaactaagcttacagaTGTGAATAACATGATTCAAAATCCTCCATCGACCGACTGTATAGATTTATTAGATGAGCCGTCCACTAATGATATACCAGTTACACTTTTAACATCGTTGGATATGGAAAGTGCTGAGTATATTATAAGCTTAAGCACTGAAAATATTCAGTCCATAGTAGGTGCTACTCTAACGGAGCAACATACGTTAGATACGCGTAAAGAGATCGAGAAAATGATTAAATACAATACTCAAAAGAATAGGATAAATAAGAAAGAATCGAGTATGGAGAATAGTGAAATTTCTAACTGTACAAAACCAATATTGCGAAGAAGCTTGCGACTGAACCAGCAAGAAATAGAAGAAACTACGAATAACAATGAAATTATCAAGGATCCCAATGAGAAACACTTTAAAAAATCAAATTTTTCAACTAGAACGGAATTATGCATCAAGAGGAAACGTAAAATAAAGGATATAGATCGTAAAGTTCCGGAACAAAGTATTCACGAAGAAATACAACCCTCTAAGAGAACGTTCAGCAATTCTCGTAGAAATTCAGCAAAATTAATCGTTAGAAAGAACAACAAATGTACTGTGAATAGCAAGGAGAAGGATGAACAGACAGTGAAGATGGCAAATAAGTTAAAATGTGACATGTCGGAGACCGCAGAAGTTGATTCTATATTTACACTACCTAACTTAAATACGATAGAGCACATAAATCGTGCACTCTGGGGCGACATGTCAGATTTTTCAGAAGACTACGAAAATACAATGAATTTCTTAGAATACACGCCAAATACAGAAATTCCATTTGCCGTTGGTTTACTACCTTTGCGTACTGCTCTGGAAAAAATGCAAGCGACGCCAGATTATCAGCCACGCAAGACTCGTTCATCAGTAGCGCCAATAAGACAAGATATCAATAAttttaaaagaaaaaattgtTCACATTTAGGTAAGATTACCGATTCTAAAAAGCAAAATACTTGCATCAACGATCCAAAGGAAAATGCAAAAGCGGTTTGCCACATTCAGATTAGAACAGCACCGTCGCAGTATGTGCGAAATCGTAAAAAATATCTCTCCGCAGATATTAATGCATTAGAACCACCGactattattaataaaaatcaATAG
- the LOC143431526 gene encoding uncharacterized protein LOC143431526 isoform X4 codes for MVENAMSCVLQWAGHATHITEKFSELLTRQALVDVTLVCEEQKLCVHKLVLASNSTYFEVKELTTVVDAMMNSNIGNFQTDANMDREMIDKEIKDTCNNADYTRVECNELVKDKCFVHCNEKKSDVNSSENRYLEGNTTNDPPEQELEHPLYEESQDFETNTDSHSTLLTNVKVKEVSNGCTEDRLINSDTLCTNNELKPILYEQCCDLSDIDECEESSMSLSQSCLQQIEKDFAQYKFEGTDVPSKVGKCVKVYTHKRRKSIDEIKTKLTDVNNMIQNPPSTDCIDLLDEPSTNDIPVTLLTSLDMESAEYIISLSTENIQSIVGATLTEQHTLDTRKEIEKMIKYNTQKNRINKKESSMENSEISNCTKPILRRSLRLNQQEIEETTNNNEIIKDPNEKHFKKSNFSTRTELCIKRKRKIKDIDRKVPEQSIHEEIQPSKRTFSNSRRNSAKLIVRKNNKCTVNSKEKDEQTVKMANKLKCDMSETAEVDSIFTLPNLNTIEHINRALWGDMSDFSEDYENTMNFLEYTPNTEIPFAVGLLPLRTALEKMQATPDYQPRKTRSSVAPIRQDINNFKRKNCSHLGKITDSKKQNTCINDPKENAKAVCHIQIRTAPSQYVRNRKKYLSADINALEPPTIINKNQ; via the exons ATGGTTGAGAATGCTATGTCTTGTGTCCTGCAATGGGCTGGTCATGCGACGCACATTACAGAGAAGTTTAGCGAGCTGTTGACGCGTCAAGCACTTGTTGATGTTACACTTGTCTGTGAGGAACAGAAACTTTGTGTTCATAAACTGGTTTTAGCATCGAATAGTACATACTTTGAG GTTAAAGAATTAACAACTGTGGTTGATGCCATGATGAATTCTAACATAGGAAATTTTCAAACGGATGCAAATATGGATAGAGAGATGATTGATAAAGAGATTAAGGATACATGTAACAATGCAGATTACACACGTGTTGAGTGTAATGAACTTGTTAAAGATAAGTGCTTTGTACATTGTAATGAGAAAAAGAGTGATGTGAATTCAAGTGAAAACCGATATTTAGAAGGTAATACAACCAATGACCCTCCTGAACAAGAATTAGAGCATCCATTATACGAAGAGTCACAAGATTTTGAAACTAATACAGATTCTCATTCGACCCTATTGACTAACGTTAAGGTCAAGGAGGTATCGAATGGGTGCACTGAAGATAGATTGATAAATAGTGATACGCTGTGTACAAATAACGAATTAAAACCCATATTATATGAACAATGCTGTGATCTTTCAGACATTGATGAGTGTGAAGAAAGTTCTATGTCATTATCACAATCTTGCCTTCAACAGATCGAAAAAGACTTTGCACAATATAAATTTGAAGGTACTGATGTTCCTAGTAAAGTAGGAAAATGCGTGAAAGTTTACACTCATAAGAGACGTAAATCTATAGACGAAataaaaactaagcttacagaTGTGAATAACATGATTCAAAATCCTCCATCGACCGACTGTATAGATTTATTAGATGAGCCGTCCACTAATGATATACCAGTTACACTTTTAACATCGTTGGATATGGAAAGTGCTGAGTATATTATAAGCTTAAGCACTGAAAATATTCAGTCCATAGTAGGTGCTACTCTAACGGAGCAACATACGTTAGATACGCGTAAAGAGATCGAGAAAATGATTAAATACAATACTCAAAAGAATAGGATAAATAAGAAAGAATCGAGTATGGAGAATAGTGAAATTTCTAACTGTACAAAACCAATATTGCGAAGAAGCTTGCGACTGAACCAGCAAGAAATAGAAGAAACTACGAATAACAATGAAATTATCAAGGATCCCAATGAGAAACACTTTAAAAAATCAAATTTTTCAACTAGAACGGAATTATGCATCAAGAGGAAACGTAAAATAAAGGATATAGATCGTAAAGTTCCGGAACAAAGTATTCACGAAGAAATACAACCCTCTAAGAGAACGTTCAGCAATTCTCGTAGAAATTCAGCAAAATTAATCGTTAGAAAGAACAACAAATGTACTGTGAATAGCAAGGAGAAGGATGAACAGACAGTGAAGATGGCAAATAAGTTAAAATGTGACATGTCGGAGACCGCAGAAGTTGATTCTATATTTACACTACCTAACTTAAATACGATAGAGCACATAAATCGTGCACTCTGGGGCGACATGTCAGATTTTTCAGAAGACTACGAAAATACAATGAATTTCTTAGAATACACGCCAAATACAGAAATTCCATTTGCCGTTGGTTTACTACCTTTGCGTACTGCTCTGGAAAAAATGCAAGCGACGCCAGATTATCAGCCACGCAAGACTCGTTCATCAGTAGCGCCAATAAGACAAGATATCAATAAttttaaaagaaaaaattgtTCACATTTAGGTAAGATTACCGATTCTAAAAAGCAAAATACTTGCATCAACGATCCAAAGGAAAATGCAAAAGCGGTTTGCCACATTCAGATTAGAACAGCACCGTCGCAGTATGTGCGAAATCGTAAAAAATATCTCTCCGCAGATATTAATGCATTAGAACCACCGactattattaataaaaatcaATAG
- the LOC143431526 gene encoding uncharacterized protein LOC143431526 isoform X1, translating to MVENAMSCVLQWAGHATHITEKFSELLTRQALVDVTLVCEEQKLCVHKLVLASNSTYFEHLKKPCLMDILFTTCEEHLSNIKEILRQDLGEKPIIFLKDLSFEILKAMVEFMYCGETTIPRQLLTPLLTATKTFKVKELTTVVDAMMNSNIGNFQTDANMDREMIDKEIKDTCNNADYTRVECNELVKDKCFVHCNEKKSDVNSSENRYLEGNTTNDPPEQELEHPLYEESQDFETNTDSHSTLLTNVKVKEVSNGCTEDRLINSDTLCTNNELKPILYEQCCDLSDIDECEESSMSLSQSCLQQIEKDFAQYKFEGTDVPSKVGKCVKVYTHKRRKSIDEIKTKLTDVNNMIQNPPSTDCIDLLDEPSTNDIPVTLLTSLDMESAEYIISLSTENIQSIVGATLTEQHTLDTRKEIEKMIKYNTQKNRINKKESSMENSEISNCTKPILRRSLRLNQQEIEETTNNNEIIKDPNEKHFKKSNFSTRTELCIKRKRKIKDIDRKVPEQSIHEEIQPSKRTFSNSRRNSAKLIVRKNNKCTVNSKEKDEQTVKMANKLKCDMSETAEVDSIFTLPNLNTIEHINRALWGDMSDFSEDYENTMNFLEYTPNTEIPFAVGLLPLRTALEKMQATPDYQPRKTRSSVAPIRQDINNFKRKNCSHLGKITDSKKQNTCINDPKENAKAVCHIQIRTAPSQYVRNRKKYLSADINALEPPTIINKNQ from the exons ATGGTTGAGAATGCTATGTCTTGTGTCCTGCAATGGGCTGGTCATGCGACGCACATTACAGAGAAGTTTAGCGAGCTGTTGACGCGTCAAGCACTTGTTGATGTTACACTTGTCTGTGAGGAACAGAAACTTTGTGTTCATAAACTGGTTTTAGCATCGAATAGTACATACTTTGAG CATTTGaagaaaccatgtttgatggaCATACTTTTTACAACTTGTGAAGAACATCTATCCAATATAAAG GAGATCCTACGACAAGATTTGGGAGAGAAACCAATTATATTTTTGAAAGATCTAAGCTTTGAAATCTTAAAGGCCATGGTTGAATTCATGTACTGTGGAGAAACCACAATTCCTCGTCAGCTATTAACACCTCTACTAACTGCCACAAAAACTTTTAAG GTTAAAGAATTAACAACTGTGGTTGATGCCATGATGAATTCTAACATAGGAAATTTTCAAACGGATGCAAATATGGATAGAGAGATGATTGATAAAGAGATTAAGGATACATGTAACAATGCAGATTACACACGTGTTGAGTGTAATGAACTTGTTAAAGATAAGTGCTTTGTACATTGTAATGAGAAAAAGAGTGATGTGAATTCAAGTGAAAACCGATATTTAGAAGGTAATACAACCAATGACCCTCCTGAACAAGAATTAGAGCATCCATTATACGAAGAGTCACAAGATTTTGAAACTAATACAGATTCTCATTCGACCCTATTGACTAACGTTAAGGTCAAGGAGGTATCGAATGGGTGCACTGAAGATAGATTGATAAATAGTGATACGCTGTGTACAAATAACGAATTAAAACCCATATTATATGAACAATGCTGTGATCTTTCAGACATTGATGAGTGTGAAGAAAGTTCTATGTCATTATCACAATCTTGCCTTCAACAGATCGAAAAAGACTTTGCACAATATAAATTTGAAGGTACTGATGTTCCTAGTAAAGTAGGAAAATGCGTGAAAGTTTACACTCATAAGAGACGTAAATCTATAGACGAAataaaaactaagcttacagaTGTGAATAACATGATTCAAAATCCTCCATCGACCGACTGTATAGATTTATTAGATGAGCCGTCCACTAATGATATACCAGTTACACTTTTAACATCGTTGGATATGGAAAGTGCTGAGTATATTATAAGCTTAAGCACTGAAAATATTCAGTCCATAGTAGGTGCTACTCTAACGGAGCAACATACGTTAGATACGCGTAAAGAGATCGAGAAAATGATTAAATACAATACTCAAAAGAATAGGATAAATAAGAAAGAATCGAGTATGGAGAATAGTGAAATTTCTAACTGTACAAAACCAATATTGCGAAGAAGCTTGCGACTGAACCAGCAAGAAATAGAAGAAACTACGAATAACAATGAAATTATCAAGGATCCCAATGAGAAACACTTTAAAAAATCAAATTTTTCAACTAGAACGGAATTATGCATCAAGAGGAAACGTAAAATAAAGGATATAGATCGTAAAGTTCCGGAACAAAGTATTCACGAAGAAATACAACCCTCTAAGAGAACGTTCAGCAATTCTCGTAGAAATTCAGCAAAATTAATCGTTAGAAAGAACAACAAATGTACTGTGAATAGCAAGGAGAAGGATGAACAGACAGTGAAGATGGCAAATAAGTTAAAATGTGACATGTCGGAGACCGCAGAAGTTGATTCTATATTTACACTACCTAACTTAAATACGATAGAGCACATAAATCGTGCACTCTGGGGCGACATGTCAGATTTTTCAGAAGACTACGAAAATACAATGAATTTCTTAGAATACACGCCAAATACAGAAATTCCATTTGCCGTTGGTTTACTACCTTTGCGTACTGCTCTGGAAAAAATGCAAGCGACGCCAGATTATCAGCCACGCAAGACTCGTTCATCAGTAGCGCCAATAAGACAAGATATCAATAAttttaaaagaaaaaattgtTCACATTTAGGTAAGATTACCGATTCTAAAAAGCAAAATACTTGCATCAACGATCCAAAGGAAAATGCAAAAGCGGTTTGCCACATTCAGATTAGAACAGCACCGTCGCAGTATGTGCGAAATCGTAAAAAATATCTCTCCGCAGATATTAATGCATTAGAACCACCGactattattaataaaaatcaATAG
- the LOC143431526 gene encoding uncharacterized protein LOC143431526 isoform X3 — translation MDILFTTCEEHLSNIKEILRQDLGEKPIIFLKDLSFEILKAMVEFMYCGETTIPRQLLTPLLTATKTFKVKELTTVVDAMMNSNIGNFQTDANMDREMIDKEIKDTCNNADYTRVECNELVKDKCFVHCNEKKSDVNSSENRYLEGNTTNDPPEQELEHPLYEESQDFETNTDSHSTLLTNVKVKEVSNGCTEDRLINSDTLCTNNELKPILYEQCCDLSDIDECEESSMSLSQSCLQQIEKDFAQYKFEGTDVPSKVGKCVKVYTHKRRKSIDEIKTKLTDVNNMIQNPPSTDCIDLLDEPSTNDIPVTLLTSLDMESAEYIISLSTENIQSIVGATLTEQHTLDTRKEIEKMIKYNTQKNRINKKESSMENSEISNCTKPILRRSLRLNQQEIEETTNNNEIIKDPNEKHFKKSNFSTRTELCIKRKRKIKDIDRKVPEQSIHEEIQPSKRTFSNSRRNSAKLIVRKNNKCTVNSKEKDEQTVKMANKLKCDMSETAEVDSIFTLPNLNTIEHINRALWGDMSDFSEDYENTMNFLEYTPNTEIPFAVGLLPLRTALEKMQATPDYQPRKTRSSVAPIRQDINNFKRKNCSHLGKITDSKKQNTCINDPKENAKAVCHIQIRTAPSQYVRNRKKYLSADINALEPPTIINKNQ, via the exons atggaCATACTTTTTACAACTTGTGAAGAACATCTATCCAATATAAAG GAGATCCTACGACAAGATTTGGGAGAGAAACCAATTATATTTTTGAAAGATCTAAGCTTTGAAATCTTAAAGGCCATGGTTGAATTCATGTACTGTGGAGAAACCACAATTCCTCGTCAGCTATTAACACCTCTACTAACTGCCACAAAAACTTTTAAG GTTAAAGAATTAACAACTGTGGTTGATGCCATGATGAATTCTAACATAGGAAATTTTCAAACGGATGCAAATATGGATAGAGAGATGATTGATAAAGAGATTAAGGATACATGTAACAATGCAGATTACACACGTGTTGAGTGTAATGAACTTGTTAAAGATAAGTGCTTTGTACATTGTAATGAGAAAAAGAGTGATGTGAATTCAAGTGAAAACCGATATTTAGAAGGTAATACAACCAATGACCCTCCTGAACAAGAATTAGAGCATCCATTATACGAAGAGTCACAAGATTTTGAAACTAATACAGATTCTCATTCGACCCTATTGACTAACGTTAAGGTCAAGGAGGTATCGAATGGGTGCACTGAAGATAGATTGATAAATAGTGATACGCTGTGTACAAATAACGAATTAAAACCCATATTATATGAACAATGCTGTGATCTTTCAGACATTGATGAGTGTGAAGAAAGTTCTATGTCATTATCACAATCTTGCCTTCAACAGATCGAAAAAGACTTTGCACAATATAAATTTGAAGGTACTGATGTTCCTAGTAAAGTAGGAAAATGCGTGAAAGTTTACACTCATAAGAGACGTAAATCTATAGACGAAataaaaactaagcttacagaTGTGAATAACATGATTCAAAATCCTCCATCGACCGACTGTATAGATTTATTAGATGAGCCGTCCACTAATGATATACCAGTTACACTTTTAACATCGTTGGATATGGAAAGTGCTGAGTATATTATAAGCTTAAGCACTGAAAATATTCAGTCCATAGTAGGTGCTACTCTAACGGAGCAACATACGTTAGATACGCGTAAAGAGATCGAGAAAATGATTAAATACAATACTCAAAAGAATAGGATAAATAAGAAAGAATCGAGTATGGAGAATAGTGAAATTTCTAACTGTACAAAACCAATATTGCGAAGAAGCTTGCGACTGAACCAGCAAGAAATAGAAGAAACTACGAATAACAATGAAATTATCAAGGATCCCAATGAGAAACACTTTAAAAAATCAAATTTTTCAACTAGAACGGAATTATGCATCAAGAGGAAACGTAAAATAAAGGATATAGATCGTAAAGTTCCGGAACAAAGTATTCACGAAGAAATACAACCCTCTAAGAGAACGTTCAGCAATTCTCGTAGAAATTCAGCAAAATTAATCGTTAGAAAGAACAACAAATGTACTGTGAATAGCAAGGAGAAGGATGAACAGACAGTGAAGATGGCAAATAAGTTAAAATGTGACATGTCGGAGACCGCAGAAGTTGATTCTATATTTACACTACCTAACTTAAATACGATAGAGCACATAAATCGTGCACTCTGGGGCGACATGTCAGATTTTTCAGAAGACTACGAAAATACAATGAATTTCTTAGAATACACGCCAAATACAGAAATTCCATTTGCCGTTGGTTTACTACCTTTGCGTACTGCTCTGGAAAAAATGCAAGCGACGCCAGATTATCAGCCACGCAAGACTCGTTCATCAGTAGCGCCAATAAGACAAGATATCAATAAttttaaaagaaaaaattgtTCACATTTAGGTAAGATTACCGATTCTAAAAAGCAAAATACTTGCATCAACGATCCAAAGGAAAATGCAAAAGCGGTTTGCCACATTCAGATTAGAACAGCACCGTCGCAGTATGTGCGAAATCGTAAAAAATATCTCTCCGCAGATATTAATGCATTAGAACCACCGactattattaataaaaatcaATAG
- the LOC143431526 gene encoding uncharacterized protein LOC143431526 isoform X5, translating into MVEFMYCGETTIPRQLLTPLLTATKTFKVKELTTVVDAMMNSNIGNFQTDANMDREMIDKEIKDTCNNADYTRVECNELVKDKCFVHCNEKKSDVNSSENRYLEGNTTNDPPEQELEHPLYEESQDFETNTDSHSTLLTNVKVKEVSNGCTEDRLINSDTLCTNNELKPILYEQCCDLSDIDECEESSMSLSQSCLQQIEKDFAQYKFEGTDVPSKVGKCVKVYTHKRRKSIDEIKTKLTDVNNMIQNPPSTDCIDLLDEPSTNDIPVTLLTSLDMESAEYIISLSTENIQSIVGATLTEQHTLDTRKEIEKMIKYNTQKNRINKKESSMENSEISNCTKPILRRSLRLNQQEIEETTNNNEIIKDPNEKHFKKSNFSTRTELCIKRKRKIKDIDRKVPEQSIHEEIQPSKRTFSNSRRNSAKLIVRKNNKCTVNSKEKDEQTVKMANKLKCDMSETAEVDSIFTLPNLNTIEHINRALWGDMSDFSEDYENTMNFLEYTPNTEIPFAVGLLPLRTALEKMQATPDYQPRKTRSSVAPIRQDINNFKRKNCSHLGKITDSKKQNTCINDPKENAKAVCHIQIRTAPSQYVRNRKKYLSADINALEPPTIINKNQ; encoded by the exons ATGGTTGAATTCATGTACTGTGGAGAAACCACAATTCCTCGTCAGCTATTAACACCTCTACTAACTGCCACAAAAACTTTTAAG GTTAAAGAATTAACAACTGTGGTTGATGCCATGATGAATTCTAACATAGGAAATTTTCAAACGGATGCAAATATGGATAGAGAGATGATTGATAAAGAGATTAAGGATACATGTAACAATGCAGATTACACACGTGTTGAGTGTAATGAACTTGTTAAAGATAAGTGCTTTGTACATTGTAATGAGAAAAAGAGTGATGTGAATTCAAGTGAAAACCGATATTTAGAAGGTAATACAACCAATGACCCTCCTGAACAAGAATTAGAGCATCCATTATACGAAGAGTCACAAGATTTTGAAACTAATACAGATTCTCATTCGACCCTATTGACTAACGTTAAGGTCAAGGAGGTATCGAATGGGTGCACTGAAGATAGATTGATAAATAGTGATACGCTGTGTACAAATAACGAATTAAAACCCATATTATATGAACAATGCTGTGATCTTTCAGACATTGATGAGTGTGAAGAAAGTTCTATGTCATTATCACAATCTTGCCTTCAACAGATCGAAAAAGACTTTGCACAATATAAATTTGAAGGTACTGATGTTCCTAGTAAAGTAGGAAAATGCGTGAAAGTTTACACTCATAAGAGACGTAAATCTATAGACGAAataaaaactaagcttacagaTGTGAATAACATGATTCAAAATCCTCCATCGACCGACTGTATAGATTTATTAGATGAGCCGTCCACTAATGATATACCAGTTACACTTTTAACATCGTTGGATATGGAAAGTGCTGAGTATATTATAAGCTTAAGCACTGAAAATATTCAGTCCATAGTAGGTGCTACTCTAACGGAGCAACATACGTTAGATACGCGTAAAGAGATCGAGAAAATGATTAAATACAATACTCAAAAGAATAGGATAAATAAGAAAGAATCGAGTATGGAGAATAGTGAAATTTCTAACTGTACAAAACCAATATTGCGAAGAAGCTTGCGACTGAACCAGCAAGAAATAGAAGAAACTACGAATAACAATGAAATTATCAAGGATCCCAATGAGAAACACTTTAAAAAATCAAATTTTTCAACTAGAACGGAATTATGCATCAAGAGGAAACGTAAAATAAAGGATATAGATCGTAAAGTTCCGGAACAAAGTATTCACGAAGAAATACAACCCTCTAAGAGAACGTTCAGCAATTCTCGTAGAAATTCAGCAAAATTAATCGTTAGAAAGAACAACAAATGTACTGTGAATAGCAAGGAGAAGGATGAACAGACAGTGAAGATGGCAAATAAGTTAAAATGTGACATGTCGGAGACCGCAGAAGTTGATTCTATATTTACACTACCTAACTTAAATACGATAGAGCACATAAATCGTGCACTCTGGGGCGACATGTCAGATTTTTCAGAAGACTACGAAAATACAATGAATTTCTTAGAATACACGCCAAATACAGAAATTCCATTTGCCGTTGGTTTACTACCTTTGCGTACTGCTCTGGAAAAAATGCAAGCGACGCCAGATTATCAGCCACGCAAGACTCGTTCATCAGTAGCGCCAATAAGACAAGATATCAATAAttttaaaagaaaaaattgtTCACATTTAGGTAAGATTACCGATTCTAAAAAGCAAAATACTTGCATCAACGATCCAAAGGAAAATGCAAAAGCGGTTTGCCACATTCAGATTAGAACAGCACCGTCGCAGTATGTGCGAAATCGTAAAAAATATCTCTCCGCAGATATTAATGCATTAGAACCACCGactattattaataaaaatcaATAG